acaaATGCTTTCGCTTTGCTTCTGTTTGATTGCTTTTTCGTGACCTAATACTTAGGTTAAACACTTCGTTGATTTTTGTTCCTACTTCGATGTCTATCGGTACtgctttttatttgtttatctATTTAGTTTGCCTTTTTTTATTGTTGTGATGTGTTTGGCTGCTTGTAAAGTTTGGGACATAACGGGAATCGCAAAATTAATCAATAGGATTTAGATTGGAGTTCCATTAAAAAATTAAGGTAATATAGTAACATAGAACTGGATAATTGCTGCATAAGTGAGAGAGCCTTTTGATGTAGGAAATactatcttttcttttttcgtTCCAATTAGATTAATCTTTTTATCAGTAGGTTTTCCCCCCTCAGTTACTCATCTGTTTGTACTGGTTTCTAGCATTTATAAGAATAAATTTGTTTAGACTCTTCATTGATACTTTTCATTGTGCAGTTCCTTTGGGGCTTGGGTCTTCCAGAGGGTGAAGCTGAGTGTTACGATGTTTATGGCTTGGATGAGGAACTCTTAGCAATGGTTCCAAAGCCTGTACTTGCTGTTCTGTTTCTTTATCCTTTAACTGCAAAGGTCTGTTTCATAAATTATGTTTATTTTCCTCATCTATGGTTGCGGGGTCCTTGAACATGCTTTACTCACTCTCTGTTCTGTTTTTTTCCTCTTTCTATCCTCCTTCTTGTGTCGAACTATTCTTTTATGTTTCGTATTTTTGCTCAAGTAATTTTTCTTTGCTAAGTTTAGTTATATTTGTTTCTTGTATTTCGGTGTAACTGATCTATTGGCTCAAATTTTTCTTTGCTAAGTTTAGTTGCATTAGTTATAGTTGCTTGATTAAGATGCTGCACTTAACATGCTTTTCCTATGTTAGGAGATTATTAATGGAATTGTACTATTTGCTGAATATGTTAACTGTCTTTTCAGAGTGAAGAAGAAAGATTGCTGCAGGAAGGTGTTAAACAGGTATGGTTAAAAGCTTGAAATTTTGTAGATAATGAGATACATATAATAGTCCTTGAAAACTGGTTTTAGATACTATATATCCAATTTCTTTCCTCTTTGTGTTGGAGACTCATTATGTAGTTTGTAATATCATTTGCATATGTTATATTAAATGCACAATGGTAGATCATATAATTATGATGCTATACTATCTTCTGACTACAGGATCCTAGTGGTAAAGTTTATTTCATGAAACAAACTGTTGGTAATGCCTGCGGAACTATAGGGCTTCTTCATGCTGTTGGAAACATCACTTCAAAGATCAAGCTTCGTAAGTTTTTGTGGTATTCATTTTGGATATGGCTCCTTCATACTCCATCTTTCTGAACCAACCAATTGGTAAGAGGGTCAAGCAAAGAGAAAGAAACTACTGATATAGTAGCATTAAGAACTACATAAATGGGCTGCAATAAGTGCATAATGATTTACATCAGATCTGAAATCTTGAAATTGTTGAACACTCAGATAGATTATGTTGCTTTAGTAGAGCCATAGGACATGCATGAAGCCATTGACAAGAATAATGATGATGGCTATGCAATCTATGCTTGGCTTTCTGATGTTATGTAAGCCCCCAAAACATGCATTTTGTAGTGTAACAAAATAATTGGTGTTTTCTTGTTTCAAATGGGATTGTTAGAGTTGTTGATGATCCGGAAAAGGCTTGCAGCTATGGCTAAGCACATACATCTCACACACTGCATCTATCAGTACAATTACAGACTAATTTCAAAATTCCCATCACATAACTATCACTTATATTTTGGTATTTAACTTATTATTTTCAGTTGAGGGATCATTCTTGGATAGGTTTTTCAAATCCACTACAAAGATGGATCCACTGGAGGTTTTCTTCTCTTCCTTTTGTTTATGATCCTTCTGCAGTCCTCATTCCAAGCCCCTACAATATACTGATAGTTTTAATTTGATCGTTGCTTAATTTTGTTTCTTTATCTTTCTCTTatccatttattttgtacagCGTGCTGCATTTCTTGAAAATGACAGAGAAATGGAAGTTGCTCATTCTGTAGCGGCTACAGGTGGTGAAACAGAGGTATGAGTTATGACTGTTTTAGCTTTTCATTAAATGTAAATTAGAGGAATTATGGGGTACAATTAtgagctatgttgcacggaaactcctaTTAGTAGCATTTCTGCGTTTTGTGTCTGTTTTGGAAATAGAAACTCCTGGAAACCACTATGACAGGTTTGCAGGCGCTTTTTTGTAAATATTGAAAATAGGAAACGTTTGGCTTAGGAAACTGTTTCCGCCGGCAAGACAATCCAATTCCAATTCCGACTATGATTCTAGCTAATTGGAACTTCTCTTTAGCTAGAACTTcttaattgatgatatttttATTCCACAAATTCTAATTATTCCTATTTTGTGCTCATTGTTGTAATCATTTGTAGAGTATAAATAccaacttttttattattatacttttaatatttataaatatatccctgtatttttaatatttacatggttcccccacgtttccgtttcctattagaaataatgtttcctgGTGTCcgtttccatgcaacatagaTTATGAGCATATTCTACCTTTGAAGTCTAATTTTATAGGTACATATATGCCTCAAGAGTAATCCTTCCCGTTCATCGGTAATAGATTCCCATTTTATGATCTCTGACAATGAGGCACTCAACAGTATAGTATTGGATTTTGCTGGAGTTAAAAAATATGTTTCCATGTCAGGGAATTTGACTGGTAAAGTTACGTTGAAATGATTTTATATTGGGGAAGTCTGGAAGTTGGTGAGAATGGATATGGTATTCTATGTTTTATGTGGTACTTGGATAACATAAATAATCATTATTATTGGTCTTTCTTGATGATGAGGGACTGTAAAGTTTTTGTTGATGCCACTCCAAATGAATTGAACAAAAAAATCAGCATAATGGTATGCAGATTAGTAAACTCAAGCAAACTAAGGTGGGGCAATGGAGGAGGATATTCTAATGGTTCAAAATATAATTAACTTTTCTACCATACTACCGGGAGGGTAGTGAATTAGTAAAGTGATTGTGCAGATTATTGTTCTAGGGTTGGGACAGGACAGCTAATTCTGATCTTTGGATTTTGATGGAAATATTGAATGACAAGGATAACAGCTAGTGAATCTGTATGAAATTAAGCTGATGAGATGTGAAATTTAAGACAGGACTGAGATGCTAATACCTGATAACAGAGCTATGATCGTCATTAAGGATGATGACTGAGGATTATTCATGTGCTCTTTTTTAGTTCTTGCTGATGCTGATCAAGTGAATGACCAATGCTGTGACGTGGCAGTGCTTGCTTTACTTTTTCTGGTAAAGCACTTGCTTTATTTCTTACCAATATTTGTTTGTGCAGGCTACAGATAATGTGGACACTCATTTTATCTGCTTCACATGTGTGGAAGGTAAAAAAATTCTGATAATTGATTTAGTCCCTTTTAGATTAAGAATTGTAAGCAAAAATCAGAACTGAAGCTACAATATTCTTCCCTTGTGAAATTGGTTATTCTATGTGTAGGTGAGCTTTTTGAGCTAGATGGAAGAAAGTCAGGACCCATATTGCATGGTGCATCCTCACCTTCCAGCTTATTGCAAGTAAATATCTGAAACTCTTAAGCATTTCTTTTCCCTTCTTTTATAGTCTTTGTGGCTCCAAAGATAGCAAAAATGAAGATTTTAATGAGATAatgaaaattgaataaaattgaagTGACATTGGCCACTTCTGCAGAGATTCGactcaattgaattgaattgagcCCAAATATAAGATGAATGTAGTCCATGTTAGATGATCAGGCTGAAATATATTCCGAGACTTAGAGTAGGGTAAGCAACCAAAAAACTTTATGTTGTTTCACTTGCCTTTGGATCGAACTTGAAGATTCTTACCTTTGAGGTTGCTTGGTGGGGGTTCAAACCATTAATGTGGCAGCAATTTCTTTATTCTTTACATTTTATATGATGTGCATGCAGCCAGTcttataaatttggtgatattCTGTTACATAACAGGATGCAGCTAAGGTCATTCGGGAAATGATTCAGAAAAACCCGGACTCTCTCAACTTTAATGTAATTGCTGTTTCCAAGAAAACCTAAGATGCATCTTGACATTGGTGGTTTTAAGTCTGATCCGAGTTCCTTTTAAATGGTTTTGCTTTCAGTTTGTCCAGCCATCATTGATTTGGTATGTTGTTAGCAGACAATAGTTTTTCCCTTAAACTTTAGAGCCAAGTCTTTGGATTTGATTACTCATAATTGTGGCTGTGATATTCTGTTTAATCTTTGATTTGAGTAGTAATATGAACTTTCTATAATATATCTTTGAAGCTCTCACATGGATGAATATAGTTGCTACCAACAAGAACAATTACTAGGTTGCAAATAGGGCGTGTGAGATGGGGATTGCTTCTCCCATCAACGTCTAGATGGGAATCTTCATCCCTATTCTCATTtataaaatggaaaaaatatCACCTCCATCCTCATCTCCACACGGATAGGATCCCGTGGGGATCTCTATTCTCAATTGTTTAAATTCTAAGAGGGTCATAGCTTATTCAACTTGCAGTCAATTAGGCTATATGATCTTTGCTTGTGGCATCTCTAACTATTCGGCTAGGGTCTTTCATTTAATGAATCATGCCTTTTATAATATATTCTTTAGTGATTTAAAATTCTGCAGTATTTATACATCAGTGTACTAAATCTAAAACTAAACATCTATTAATTCCATACAAATTACAAATTTTGGAATCCCCTTATGGTGGGGAGAGAGGTTCTCGTCCCCGTCTCTATCTTTGGGGAATTTTTTTTCCCATCCCTACCTCCATCAAGAAAATAAATGAGGATTCTCTATTTCGGttggggattttttttttccatcccTACCT
The DNA window shown above is from Euphorbia lathyris chromosome 1, ddEupLath1.1, whole genome shotgun sequence and carries:
- the LOC136209759 gene encoding ubiquitin carboxyl-terminal hydrolase 3; translation: MATVDESSSAKRWLPLEANPDVMNQFLWGLGLPEGEAECYDVYGLDEELLAMVPKPVLAVLFLYPLTAKSEEERLLQEGVKQDPSGKVYFMKQTVGNACGTIGLLHAVGNITSKIKLLEGSFLDRFFKSTTKMDPLERAAFLENDREMEVAHSVAATGGETEATDNVDTHFICFTCVEGELFELDGRKSGPILHGASSPSSLLQDAAKVIREMIQKNPDSLNFNVIAVSKKT